A DNA window from Trichomycterus rosablanca isolate fTriRos1 chromosome 9, fTriRos1.hap1, whole genome shotgun sequence contains the following coding sequences:
- the hlx1 gene encoding H2.0-like homeobox protein isoform X1, with product MYTAGVNPLYASNFSLWSAYCSAGFAMETVKKPSFCIADILHVGDAENVAGSSSLMAHMGARAQVHSSASPLRPSPLVPDSSIFGARVNAASVYHRHGIHLTSVGRTTLFSQSSPPTCSKDLKFGIDRILSTEFETKSKESSSLRDLTSIVSSNRQSAVHVSVQPSASQYFSIEPGMSDASSMISSIGNASSRQSGQHQYQDTFPGPYAVLTKDTMPQTYKRKRSWSRAVFSNLQRKGLEKRFEIQKYVTKPDRKQLAAMLGLTDAQVKVWFQNRRMKWRHSKEAQAQKDKEKGQPEKSESEQKARDESECESEQSESDFDDEAEPKKEADISEPNKASVIMPGPPPTATEILTPSTNTDTETNSSSQMLF from the exons ATGTACACAGCTGGAGTGAATCCCCTTTACGCGTCCAATTTTAGCCTTTGGTCCGCCTATTGTTCTGCTGGTTTTGCGATGGAGACTGTGAAGAAGCCTTCGTTTTGCATTGCTGACATTCTGCATGTTGGAGACGCTGAAAACGTGGCTGGGTCATCATCGCTTATGGCGCATATGGGAGCCCGGGCTCAAGTTCATTCCTCGGCATCTCCACTTCGCCCATCTCCGTTAGTGCCGGACTCTTCCATTTTCGGTGCGCGGGTGAACGCAGCGTCTGTCTACCACAGACATGGAATACACTTGACCTCTGTGGGCAGAACTACACTGTTTTCTCAATCATCACCCCCAACTTGTAGCAAAGACCTCAAGTTTGGTATTGATCGGATATTGTCTACAGAATTCgaaacaaagtcaaaagaatCGTCTTCATTAAGAG ATCTCACGTCTATTGTTAGTTCAAATCGACAGTCAGCCGTCCACGTCTCTGTGCAGCCGAGCGCAAGTCAGTACTTCTCCATAGAACCGGGGATGAGCGACGCGTCGTCCATGATAAGCTCCATAGGCAATGCCTCCTCCAGGCAATCAGGCCAACATCAGTATCAGGACACTTTTCCAG GGCCATATGCGGTGCTCACCAAAGACACAATGCCACAGACGTACAAGAGAAAAAGATCCTGGTCAAGAGCCGTGTTCTCCAATCTACAGAGAAAGGGGCTTGAAAAACGTTTTGAAATACAGAAATACGTCACAAAACCCGACAGGAAACAGCTTGCTGCGATGCTTGGCCTTACAGATGCTCAG GTAAAAGTATGGTTCCAGAACCGACGTATGAAATGGAGACATTCCAAGGAGGCCCAAGCCCAGAAGGACAAAGAGAAGGGGCAGCCAGAGAAGAGCGAAAGCGAGCAGAAAGCGCGAGATGAGTCCGAGTGCGAGAGCGAGCAGAGCGAGTCCGACTTCGATGATGAAGCGGAACCCAAAAAAGAAGCAGACATTTCTGAACCGAACAAAGCCAGTGTGATCATGCCCGGACCCCCTCCTACAGCCACCGAGATCCTCACACCATCAACAAACACCGACACAGAGACAAACTCATCCTCGCAAATGTTGTTTTGA
- the hlx1 gene encoding H2.0-like homeobox protein isoform X2 codes for MYTAGVNPLYASNFSLWSAYCSAGFAMETVKKPSFCIADILHVGDAENVAGSSSLMAHMGARAQVHSSASPLRPSPLVPDSSIFGARVNAASVYHRHGIHLTSVGRTTLFSQSSPPTCSKDLKFGIDRILSTEFETKSKESSSLRGPYAVLTKDTMPQTYKRKRSWSRAVFSNLQRKGLEKRFEIQKYVTKPDRKQLAAMLGLTDAQVKVWFQNRRMKWRHSKEAQAQKDKEKGQPEKSESEQKARDESECESEQSESDFDDEAEPKKEADISEPNKASVIMPGPPPTATEILTPSTNTDTETNSSSQMLF; via the exons ATGTACACAGCTGGAGTGAATCCCCTTTACGCGTCCAATTTTAGCCTTTGGTCCGCCTATTGTTCTGCTGGTTTTGCGATGGAGACTGTGAAGAAGCCTTCGTTTTGCATTGCTGACATTCTGCATGTTGGAGACGCTGAAAACGTGGCTGGGTCATCATCGCTTATGGCGCATATGGGAGCCCGGGCTCAAGTTCATTCCTCGGCATCTCCACTTCGCCCATCTCCGTTAGTGCCGGACTCTTCCATTTTCGGTGCGCGGGTGAACGCAGCGTCTGTCTACCACAGACATGGAATACACTTGACCTCTGTGGGCAGAACTACACTGTTTTCTCAATCATCACCCCCAACTTGTAGCAAAGACCTCAAGTTTGGTATTGATCGGATATTGTCTACAGAATTCgaaacaaagtcaaaagaatCGTCTTCATTAAGAG GGCCATATGCGGTGCTCACCAAAGACACAATGCCACAGACGTACAAGAGAAAAAGATCCTGGTCAAGAGCCGTGTTCTCCAATCTACAGAGAAAGGGGCTTGAAAAACGTTTTGAAATACAGAAATACGTCACAAAACCCGACAGGAAACAGCTTGCTGCGATGCTTGGCCTTACAGATGCTCAG GTAAAAGTATGGTTCCAGAACCGACGTATGAAATGGAGACATTCCAAGGAGGCCCAAGCCCAGAAGGACAAAGAGAAGGGGCAGCCAGAGAAGAGCGAAAGCGAGCAGAAAGCGCGAGATGAGTCCGAGTGCGAGAGCGAGCAGAGCGAGTCCGACTTCGATGATGAAGCGGAACCCAAAAAAGAAGCAGACATTTCTGAACCGAACAAAGCCAGTGTGATCATGCCCGGACCCCCTCCTACAGCCACCGAGATCCTCACACCATCAACAAACACCGACACAGAGACAAACTCATCCTCGCAAATGTTGTTTTGA